A window of Pseudomonadota bacterium genomic DNA:
TCTCCGCCGCAGGTCAGCCGCCGCCCACCGCGTGCACGATTTCTATCTGGTCGCCATCGCGAAGGCGCGCCTGGTCGTGCTGTGAGCGGGGCACGATCTCGCCGTTGCACTCGAGGGCGAAGCGCCG
This region includes:
- the thiS gene encoding sulfur carrier protein ThiS, translated to MTTHADTHAITVLANGDPVRLAGDATVADLVQALRLAGRRFALECNGEIVPRSQHDQARLRDGDQIEIVHAVGGG